A region of Nocardioides sp. JS614 DNA encodes the following proteins:
- a CDS encoding aspartate aminotransferase family protein → MLDRHRLAELRTTEEERFVAARPRSAALAARARGPLLAGVPMPWMTRWPGRFPVFFESATGARLVDVDGHEYVDLCLGDTGAMTGHALPQVADALAARARSGITTMLPSADAVWVGEELARRFGLPTWQLAMSATDANRFVLRFARHLTGRPRIAVMDWCYHGTVDETLAVLDGDRVVPRPGALGPQVPVAETTAVVPFNDAEALERRLAVGDVACLLMEPALTNIGIVLPEPGYLEAVREITHRHGVLLVIDETHTLCTGPGGATAAWGLEPDLVVVGKPIGGGVPCAAYGMSAAVADRLSGPMLGHEIDVAGVGGTLTGNALALAAIRATLSTCLREEDFTVAIPLAERFTDGVAGVIAEHRLPWHVQRLGCRAEYWFCPPPRDGAAAAAAVDEELEGFLHLWCLNRGVLLTPFHNMALFSPAHTPADVDRHTEVFGEAVAALLA, encoded by the coding sequence GTGCTGGACCGCCACCGCCTCGCCGAGCTCCGAACGACCGAGGAGGAGCGGTTCGTCGCCGCTCGTCCGCGCTCAGCCGCGCTGGCGGCACGGGCCCGCGGGCCGTTGCTGGCCGGCGTGCCGATGCCGTGGATGACCCGCTGGCCGGGCCGCTTCCCGGTGTTCTTCGAGTCCGCCACGGGCGCCCGACTCGTCGACGTCGACGGGCACGAGTACGTCGACCTGTGCCTGGGCGACACCGGCGCGATGACGGGGCACGCGCTGCCGCAGGTGGCCGACGCCCTGGCCGCCCGCGCCCGCAGTGGCATCACCACGATGCTCCCGTCGGCGGACGCCGTGTGGGTCGGCGAGGAGCTCGCCCGGCGCTTCGGGCTGCCGACGTGGCAGCTCGCGATGTCGGCGACCGACGCGAACCGGTTCGTGCTGCGCTTCGCCCGGCACCTGACCGGGCGACCGAGGATCGCGGTCATGGACTGGTGCTACCACGGCACGGTGGACGAGACTCTCGCCGTCCTCGACGGTGACCGAGTCGTCCCGCGTCCGGGCGCGCTCGGGCCGCAGGTGCCGGTCGCGGAGACGACGGCGGTGGTTCCCTTCAACGACGCCGAGGCGCTCGAGCGCCGGCTGGCCGTCGGGGACGTGGCGTGCCTCCTCATGGAGCCCGCGCTGACCAACATCGGCATCGTGCTGCCCGAACCGGGCTACCTCGAGGCCGTCCGCGAGATCACCCACCGCCATGGCGTGCTGCTGGTGATCGACGAGACCCACACCCTGTGCACCGGGCCCGGCGGCGCCACCGCCGCGTGGGGCCTGGAGCCGGACCTGGTCGTGGTCGGCAAGCCGATCGGCGGCGGGGTGCCGTGCGCGGCGTACGGCATGAGTGCCGCGGTCGCCGACCGGCTCTCCGGCCCGATGCTCGGCCACGAGATCGACGTCGCCGGCGTCGGCGGGACCCTCACCGGCAACGCCCTGGCCCTGGCCGCGATCCGGGCCACCCTGTCGACCTGCCTGCGCGAGGAGGACTTCACCGTCGCGATCCCGCTCGCCGAGCGCTTCACCGACGGCGTGGCCGGCGTGATCGCCGAGCACCGGCTGCCCTGGCACGTGCAGCGGCTCGGCTGCCGGGCGGAGTACTGGTTCTGCCCGCCCCCGCGCGACGGCGCGGCCGCGGCCGCCGCGGTCGACGAGGAGCTCGAGGGCTTCTTGCACCTGTGGTGCCTCAACCGGGGCGTGCTGCTCACCCCGTTCCACAACATGGCGCTGTTCTCCCCCGCCCACACCCCCGCCGACGTGGACCGGCACACCGAGGTCTTCGGCGAGGCCGTCGCCGCGCTGCTCGCCTGA
- a CDS encoding GyrI-like domain-containing protein produces MNHTIDDVHEAGRRIAVTSFPWDHEDISELMAASFGTVARYLGRIGVPITGPAVGYYTKQADGRFRVSAGFVVDEAFEGDGTVELTRLPAGRVITTVHIGPYERLTESYDTLQDYAARHHLVLDQEAMWEEYLSGPDVDPEQVHTRVTWPATHANVPVSVH; encoded by the coding sequence ATGAACCACACCATCGACGACGTGCACGAGGCCGGGCGCAGGATCGCGGTCACGTCGTTCCCCTGGGACCACGAGGACATCAGCGAGCTGATGGCCGCGTCCTTCGGGACCGTGGCGCGGTACCTCGGGCGGATCGGGGTCCCGATCACCGGGCCGGCAGTGGGCTACTACACCAAGCAGGCCGACGGCCGCTTCCGCGTCTCGGCCGGCTTCGTGGTGGACGAGGCGTTCGAGGGTGACGGGACCGTGGAGCTGACGCGGCTGCCCGCCGGCCGGGTGATCACCACGGTGCACATCGGCCCCTACGAGCGGCTCACCGAGAGCTACGACACGCTCCAGGACTACGCCGCCCGCCACCATCTGGTGCTCGACCAGGAGGCCATGTGGGAGGAGTACCTCTCCGGCCCCGACGTCGACCCCGAGCAGGTCCACACCCGGGTGACCTGGCCGGCGACCCACGCGAACGTGCCCGTATCGGTACATTGA
- a CDS encoding LacI family DNA-binding transcriptional regulator, with amino-acid sequence MTGIKDVAREVEMSTATVSRALRGLPGVSEETRSRVRETARRLGYVPSPSAAGLASGQTRTVAVIVPFVTRWFFAAVVQGAEEVLRERGYDLLLYNLAGDPSARHRVFETSLLTKRVDAVIVLSLKPSPDERARLEKLGRPVTIVGADLPGWATVRIDDHLAAQTAMRHLLDLGHERIGYVGGATEGVLDFTAPTARLAGYRDSLVEAGHALAPALEANGEFTVTGGMRAGRELLQRPDRPTAVFAASDEMAIGVLRAARELGLAVPEELSVIGIDDHEMAAIFDLTTVAQPVHEQGRVAALQVLGALGRRDWEPEQVLLPTRLVVRRTTAAPAPRPGPSARRRGGGRRGR; translated from the coding sequence GTGACGGGCATCAAGGACGTCGCCCGCGAGGTCGAGATGTCGACCGCGACGGTCTCGCGCGCCCTGCGCGGCCTGCCCGGGGTCTCCGAGGAGACCCGGAGCCGGGTCCGGGAGACCGCCCGGCGGCTGGGCTACGTGCCCTCGCCGAGTGCGGCCGGCCTGGCCAGCGGGCAGACCCGGACGGTGGCCGTGATCGTCCCGTTCGTGACCCGTTGGTTCTTCGCCGCCGTCGTCCAGGGCGCCGAGGAGGTGCTCCGCGAGCGCGGCTACGACCTGTTGCTCTACAACCTCGCCGGCGACCCGTCGGCGCGGCACCGCGTCTTCGAGACCAGCCTGCTCACCAAGCGCGTCGACGCGGTCATCGTGCTCAGCCTCAAGCCCAGCCCGGACGAGCGGGCCCGACTGGAGAAGCTCGGGCGTCCGGTGACCATCGTGGGGGCGGACCTGCCGGGCTGGGCGACGGTCCGCATCGACGACCACCTGGCCGCGCAGACCGCCATGCGCCACCTGCTCGACCTCGGCCACGAGCGGATCGGGTACGTCGGCGGCGCCACCGAGGGGGTCCTCGACTTCACCGCGCCCACGGCCCGGCTGGCCGGCTACCGCGACTCCCTCGTCGAGGCCGGCCACGCCCTCGCGCCCGCGCTGGAGGCCAACGGCGAGTTCACGGTCACCGGCGGGATGCGGGCCGGCCGGGAGCTGCTGCAGCGCCCCGACCGCCCCACCGCCGTCTTCGCCGCCTCCGACGAGATGGCCATCGGCGTGCTCCGGGCCGCCCGTGAGCTCGGTCTCGCCGTGCCCGAGGAGCTGTCGGTGATCGGCATCGACGACCACGAGATGGCCGCGATCTTCGACCTCACCACGGTCGCGCAACCGGTCCACGAGCAGGGCCGGGTGGCCGCCCTGCAGGTCCTCGGCGCGCTCGGCCGGCGCGACTGGGAGCCCGAGCAGGTGCTGCTGCCGACCCGGCTGGTGGTACGTCGGACGACGGCCGCCCCGGCGCCCCGCCCGGGGCCTAGCGCGCGGCGCCGCGGCGGCGGTAGGCGAGGTCGGTGA
- the fusA gene encoding elongation factor G yields the protein MAVDITTDLNKVRNIGIMAHIDAGKTTTTERILFYTGITYKIGEVHEGAATMDWMEQEQERGITITSAATTCWWKDHQINIIDTPGHVDFTAEVERSLRVLDGAVAVFDGVAGVEPQTMTVWRQANKYAVPRMCFVNKLDRTGADFFRCVDMMVERLNSTPLVLQLPIGAESDFLGVVDLVGMRALTWRGETKMGEDYEVEEIPAELAEQAAEYREKLLETLSEADDDVMEKYLEGEDFTVEELEAAIRRATLADKVNPVLCGTAFKNKGVQPLLDAVVKFLPSPLDIGEIIGHSVKDENEKVSRKPADSEPFSGLAYKIASDPHLGKLIYIRVYSGKLEAGSTVVNSVNGRKERIGKVYQMHANKREEIASVGAGQIVAVMGLKDTKTGHTLSDPQHQVVLESMTFPAPVIEVAIEPKTKSDQEKLGTAIQRLSDEDPTFTVKSDEETGQTIIAGMGELHLEILVDRMRREFRVEATVGKPQVAYRETIRRKVENHSYTHKKQTGGSGQFAKVIISLEPSIDPETNTGAGYEFVNNVSGGRVPREYIPSVDQGAQEAMEFGVLAGYPMVDVKVTLEDGAYHDVDSSELAFKIAGNQAFKEAARQAKPVLLEPMFAVEVTTPETFLGTVIGDINSRRGHIQAQEERHGDMVISALVPLSEMFGYVGDLRSKTSGQASYSMEFDSYAEVPQGIADEIIKKVRGE from the coding sequence GTGGCTGTCGACATCACCACCGACCTCAACAAGGTCCGCAACATCGGCATCATGGCGCACATCGACGCCGGCAAGACGACGACGACCGAGCGCATCCTGTTCTACACCGGCATCACCTACAAGATCGGTGAGGTCCACGAGGGCGCGGCCACGATGGACTGGATGGAGCAGGAGCAGGAGCGCGGCATCACCATCACGTCCGCGGCGACGACCTGCTGGTGGAAGGACCACCAGATCAACATCATCGACACCCCGGGCCACGTGGACTTCACCGCCGAGGTCGAGCGCTCGCTGCGCGTCCTCGACGGCGCGGTCGCCGTCTTCGATGGCGTGGCCGGCGTCGAGCCGCAGACGATGACCGTGTGGCGCCAGGCGAACAAGTACGCCGTCCCGCGGATGTGCTTCGTCAACAAGCTCGACCGCACCGGCGCGGACTTCTTCCGCTGCGTCGACATGATGGTCGAGCGCCTCAACTCCACCCCGCTCGTGCTCCAGCTCCCGATCGGCGCCGAGTCGGACTTCCTCGGTGTGGTCGACCTGGTCGGGATGCGCGCGCTCACCTGGCGCGGCGAGACCAAGATGGGCGAGGACTACGAGGTCGAGGAGATCCCGGCCGAGCTGGCCGAGCAGGCCGCGGAGTACCGCGAGAAGCTGCTCGAGACCCTGTCCGAGGCCGACGACGACGTCATGGAGAAGTACCTCGAGGGCGAGGACTTCACCGTCGAGGAGCTCGAGGCCGCGATCCGTCGCGCCACCCTGGCCGACAAGGTCAACCCGGTCCTGTGCGGCACCGCGTTCAAGAACAAGGGCGTGCAGCCCCTGCTCGACGCGGTCGTGAAGTTCCTGCCGTCCCCGCTGGACATCGGCGAGATCATCGGTCACTCCGTCAAGGACGAGAACGAGAAGGTCTCCCGCAAGCCCGCCGACAGCGAGCCGTTCTCCGGCCTGGCCTACAAGATCGCCTCGGACCCGCACCTCGGCAAGCTGATCTACATCCGGGTCTACTCCGGCAAGCTCGAGGCCGGCTCGACCGTGGTCAACTCGGTCAACGGCCGCAAGGAGCGGATCGGCAAGGTCTACCAGATGCACGCCAACAAGCGTGAGGAGATCGCGTCGGTCGGTGCCGGCCAGATCGTGGCCGTCATGGGTCTCAAGGACACCAAGACGGGGCACACCCTGTCCGACCCACAGCACCAGGTCGTCCTCGAGTCGATGACGTTCCCCGCCCCGGTGATCGAGGTCGCGATCGAGCCCAAGACCAAGAGCGACCAGGAGAAGCTCGGTACGGCGATCCAGCGCCTCTCCGACGAGGACCCGACGTTCACCGTCAAGTCCGACGAGGAGACCGGCCAGACCATCATCGCCGGCATGGGCGAGCTGCACCTGGAGATCCTGGTCGACCGGATGCGCCGCGAGTTCCGCGTCGAGGCCACCGTCGGCAAGCCGCAGGTCGCCTACCGCGAGACCATCCGCCGCAAGGTCGAGAACCACAGCTACACCCACAAGAAGCAGACCGGTGGTTCGGGCCAGTTCGCGAAGGTGATCATCTCGCTCGAGCCGAGCATCGACCCCGAGACCAACACGGGCGCGGGCTACGAGTTCGTGAACAACGTGTCCGGTGGTCGCGTGCCGCGCGAGTACATCCCCTCGGTCGACCAGGGCGCCCAGGAGGCGATGGAGTTCGGCGTGCTCGCCGGCTACCCGATGGTCGACGTGAAGGTCACCCTCGAGGACGGCGCCTACCACGACGTCGACTCCTCCGAGCTCGCGTTCAAGATCGCCGGCAACCAGGCCTTCAAGGAGGCCGCGCGGCAGGCCAAGCCCGTGCTGCTCGAGCCGATGTTCGCGGTGGAGGTGACCACGCCGGAGACCTTCCTCGGCACGGTCATCGGCGACATCAACAGCCGTCGCGGCCACATCCAGGCCCAGGAGGAGCGTCACGGTGACATGGTCATCAGTGCCCTCGTGCCGCTCTCAGAGATGTTCGGGTACGTTGGCGACCTGAGGTCGAAGACCTCCGGCCAGGCTTCGTACTCGATGGAGTTCGACTCGTACGCCGAGGTCCCCCAGGGCATCGCCGACGAGATCATCAAGAAGGTGCGTGGCGAGTAG
- a CDS encoding GH1 family beta-glucosidase, with product MSLHLPSPSTLAYGAATASYQIEGATAEDGRGASIWDTFTTRPGAIRDGSDGSVACDSYHRYEEDADLVAGLGVGWYRFSIAWPRVLPEGTGRVEPRGLDYYDRLVDALLARGVSPTATLYHWDLPQALEDRGGWLERSTAEAFADYAMVVHERLGDRVGVWATHNEPWCAAYLGYAAGIHAPGRREGGAAHRAAHHLLLGHGLAAARLHEAGVGDVGIALNLAPFWPESPDAVAAADGVDAIRNRLWLGPLVDGAYDDGLLAVAPELADPDVVHEGDLELVRGSADWIGINYYTPFRPTLADPALETHPEVDAYPGATPVSFVVREPRTDIGWEVEARGLEELLVETHRRTGLPLIVTENGAAYADDTLREGAAGVIDDQDRIAYLRDHIAATERARSAGADVRAYIVWTLLDNFEWAEGYTKTFGVVHVDPKDQTRTPKASYHWLAEHVAEAH from the coding sequence ATGAGCCTGCACCTGCCGAGCCCCAGCACCCTCGCCTACGGCGCCGCGACCGCGTCGTACCAGATCGAGGGAGCGACCGCCGAGGACGGTCGCGGCGCCTCGATCTGGGACACCTTCACAACCCGTCCCGGCGCCATCCGGGACGGCTCGGACGGCTCGGTCGCCTGCGACTCCTACCACCGCTACGAGGAGGACGCCGACCTGGTCGCCGGCCTCGGCGTCGGGTGGTACCGCTTCTCGATCGCCTGGCCGCGGGTGCTGCCCGAGGGCACCGGCCGGGTCGAGCCGCGCGGCCTCGACTACTACGACCGCCTGGTCGACGCGCTGCTGGCGCGCGGCGTCTCCCCGACGGCGACCCTCTACCACTGGGACCTGCCGCAGGCCCTCGAGGACCGGGGCGGGTGGCTGGAGCGGTCGACCGCCGAGGCCTTCGCCGACTACGCGATGGTCGTCCACGAGCGGCTCGGCGACCGGGTGGGCGTCTGGGCGACCCACAACGAGCCGTGGTGTGCGGCCTACCTCGGCTACGCCGCCGGCATCCACGCCCCCGGCCGGCGCGAGGGCGGCGCCGCCCACCGGGCGGCCCACCACCTGCTGCTCGGCCACGGCCTCGCCGCCGCCCGCCTGCACGAGGCCGGGGTCGGCGACGTCGGCATCGCCCTCAACCTGGCGCCGTTCTGGCCCGAGTCGCCCGACGCGGTGGCCGCGGCGGACGGGGTCGACGCCATCCGCAACCGGCTCTGGCTCGGCCCGCTCGTCGACGGCGCGTACGACGACGGGCTGCTCGCCGTCGCGCCCGAGCTGGCCGACCCCGACGTGGTCCACGAGGGCGACCTCGAGCTGGTCCGCGGCTCGGCCGACTGGATCGGGATCAACTACTACACGCCGTTCCGGCCGACCCTCGCCGACCCCGCGCTCGAGACCCACCCGGAGGTCGACGCCTATCCCGGCGCCACCCCGGTGTCCTTCGTGGTCCGCGAGCCGCGCACCGACATCGGCTGGGAGGTCGAGGCCCGTGGCCTGGAGGAGCTGCTCGTCGAGACGCACCGGCGCACCGGGCTGCCGCTGATCGTGACCGAGAACGGCGCGGCCTACGCCGACGACACCCTCCGGGAGGGTGCCGCCGGCGTCATCGACGACCAGGACCGGATCGCCTACCTGCGCGACCACATCGCCGCGACCGAGCGGGCCCGGTCGGCCGGTGCCGACGTGCGGGCCTACATCGTGTGGACCCTGCTGGACAACTTCGAGTGGGCCGAGGGCTACACCAAGACGTTCGGTGTCGTCCACGTGGACCCGAAGGACCAGACCCGGACCCCCAAGGCGTCCTACCACTGGCTGGCCGAGCACGTCGCCGAGGCCCATTGA
- the tuf gene encoding elongation factor Tu, translating to MAKAKFERTKPHVNIGTIGHIDHGKTTLTAAITKVLHDKYPDLNPFTPFDEIDKAPEERQRGITISIAHVEYQTESRHYAHVDCPGHADYIKNMITGAAQMDGAILVVAATDGPMPQTREHVLLARQVGVPALVVALNKCDMVDDEELIELVEMEVRELLSEYEFPGDDIPVVRVAAFPALNGDAKWGESVLELMNAVDEYIPTPERDTEKPFLMPVEDVFTITGRGTVITGRIERGIVKVGEEVEILGIREASQKSTVTGVEMFRKLLDEGQAGENVGLLLRGTKREDVERGMVVAKPGTTTPHTNFEASVYILSKEEGGRHTPFFNNYRPQFYFRTTDVTGVVTLPEGTEMVMPGDNTEMAVELIQPIAMDEGLRFAIREGGRTVGAGRVTKITK from the coding sequence GTGGCTAAGGCGAAGTTCGAGCGGACCAAGCCGCACGTCAACATCGGCACCATCGGTCACATCGACCACGGCAAGACGACGCTCACGGCGGCGATCACCAAGGTGCTGCACGACAAGTACCCGGACCTGAACCCCTTCACGCCGTTCGACGAGATCGACAAGGCCCCTGAGGAGCGTCAGCGCGGTATCACCATCTCGATCGCGCACGTCGAGTACCAGACCGAGTCGCGGCACTACGCGCACGTCGACTGCCCGGGTCACGCGGACTACATCAAGAACATGATCACCGGTGCCGCGCAGATGGACGGCGCGATCCTCGTGGTCGCCGCCACCGACGGCCCGATGCCGCAGACCCGTGAGCACGTGCTGCTGGCCCGCCAGGTCGGCGTGCCCGCCCTGGTCGTCGCGCTCAACAAGTGCGACATGGTCGACGACGAGGAGCTCATCGAGCTCGTCGAGATGGAGGTGCGCGAGCTCCTCTCCGAGTACGAGTTCCCGGGCGACGACATCCCGGTCGTGCGCGTGGCGGCCTTCCCGGCCCTCAACGGCGACGCCAAGTGGGGCGAGTCGGTCCTCGAGCTGATGAACGCGGTCGACGAGTACATCCCGACCCCGGAGCGCGACACCGAGAAGCCGTTCCTGATGCCGGTCGAGGACGTCTTCACGATCACCGGTCGCGGCACGGTCATCACCGGCCGGATCGAGCGCGGCATCGTCAAGGTCGGCGAGGAGGTCGAGATCCTCGGCATCCGCGAGGCCTCGCAGAAGAGCACCGTCACCGGTGTCGAGATGTTCCGCAAGCTGCTCGACGAGGGCCAGGCCGGTGAGAACGTCGGTCTGCTGCTCCGCGGCACCAAGCGCGAGGACGTCGAGCGCGGCATGGTCGTCGCCAAGCCCGGCACCACGACCCCGCACACCAACTTCGAGGCCTCGGTCTACATCCTCTCGAAGGAGGAGGGCGGCCGCCACACGCCGTTCTTCAACAACTACCGCCCGCAGTTCTACTTCCGGACCACGGACGTGACCGGCGTGGTGACCCTCCCCGAGGGCACCGAGATGGTCATGCCGGGCGACAACACCGAGATGGCCGTCGAGCTGATCCAGCCGATCGCCATGGACGAGGGTCTGCGCTTCGCGATCCGCGAGGGCGGCCGCACCGTCGGCGCCGGCCGGGTCACCAAGATCACGAAGTGA
- the trmB gene encoding tRNA (guanosine(46)-N7)-methyltransferase TrmB, producing MPEHAPDGVRPARPHHKLTADGRRMREVLTYSRRGSRFSPRQQQAWAAYAERWWVPDEAVDDPGFTLAGCFERSAPLIVEIGSGIGESTVALAAARPDHDVVAIEVWRPGVADTLGRIGAAGLSNVRLLSVDAVWSMAHLVEPDSLAALWTFFPDPWHKAKHHKRRLVTASFARLVAGRLAPGAEWRLATDWADYADQMVEVLDAEPMLEGGVVERWAERPVTKFERKGIAAGRAITDLAYRRRGAAR from the coding sequence ATGCCCGAACACGCCCCCGACGGGGTGCGCCCCGCGCGCCCGCACCACAAGCTCACGGCGGACGGGCGGCGGATGCGGGAGGTGCTCACCTACTCGCGTCGGGGCAGCCGGTTCTCGCCTCGTCAGCAGCAGGCCTGGGCCGCGTACGCCGAGCGCTGGTGGGTGCCCGACGAGGCGGTCGACGACCCCGGCTTCACCCTGGCCGGCTGCTTCGAGCGCAGCGCGCCCCTCATCGTCGAGATCGGCTCGGGCATCGGCGAGTCGACGGTCGCCCTGGCGGCGGCGCGGCCCGACCACGACGTGGTCGCGATCGAGGTCTGGCGGCCCGGGGTCGCGGACACGCTCGGCCGGATCGGCGCGGCCGGCCTGTCCAACGTCCGGCTGCTCAGCGTGGACGCCGTGTGGTCGATGGCGCACCTGGTGGAGCCCGACAGCCTCGCGGCGCTCTGGACCTTCTTCCCCGACCCCTGGCACAAGGCGAAGCACCACAAGCGACGCCTGGTCACCGCGTCCTTCGCCCGGCTCGTCGCGGGGCGGCTGGCGCCCGGTGCCGAGTGGCGGCTGGCGACCGACTGGGCCGACTACGCCGACCAGATGGTCGAGGTGCTCGACGCCGAGCCGATGCTCGAGGGCGGCGTCGTGGAGCGGTGGGCGGAGCGTCCGGTGACGAAGTTCGAGCGCAAGGGGATCGCGGCCGGGCGCGCGATCACCGACCTCGCCTACCGCCGCCGCGGCGCCGCGCGCTAG